The sequence CGGCCATTACCCAGTGAAAGATACGAAGGAAGGGGCTATAAATCTTATACCGTTTAAGTGATCCCTCTTTCATGACCGTCCCTCCTTACACCCGACAGTAGGCGTCGGTATGGACAACGGACAACTGTTTGCCCGCTGCATCATAAAGGTGGGTGGCGCAAGCAATACAGGGGTCAAAAGAGTGGATTACCTTCAAAATTTCCAACGGTTTGTCAGTAACCTTGACTTTCGTGTCAATCATGCTGGCCTCATACGCCCCGTACCCCGCCTTACTATCCCGTGGACAGGCGTTCCAAGTGGTTGGGACAATCGCCTGGTAATTGGCGATTTTGCCGTCCTTAATAATGACCCAATGGCCTAGGGCGCCGCGCGGAGCTTCATGGAGCCCCACCCCTTTGCTTTCTTTGGGCCAGGAAGAAGGTTCCCATTTAGCCATGTTGGCTACCGTCGTATCGCCAGCGCGAATGTTACGGATTAGCTTATCGAAGTAATATTTATTGATATAGGCGTAAAGTTGTGCCTCTAAACCACGGACGGCAGTACGACCAAGCGTCGACGGCATCCATTTTTCCGGCGGAAGATTAAGCACTTTCGATACAGTGTCAATCTGGTCAACGACAAACTGTTCCGCCCAGGTTGGTTTTATGATGCCCTGCTTGACTTTAGTATAAATGATGATGTAGCGGGCAAGGGGACCCACTTCCGCTGTCTTGCCGCGCCATTTCGGCGTCTTGAGCCAAGAATATTTTCCTGCTTCGTCGAGATATTTCCAATTGGTCTTGGTTCCCTCTTTCGGACCGGTGTAATGCGGATTAGTAACACCTGCCCACGGGTGTAAGTCTTTACTGGCGTCGGGATAAGTATACCAGGAATGTTCGACTCCCTCGGCAAGAATGTTGGGATCGCCGTAATCTTTGCCTTCCAGGTTATGAAACTTGGCTCCTGCCACACCGGCCGCAAAGTTTTCCACCACACCGTTACAGCGGAGCAAACACTTTTTGTGAAAATCACCGTTAGCGATGCCGGTATAAGGCTCATCAGGAAAATCCCCGTAGCCAAGGACACGCTCTTTGGCCAGACCGCCGCCGTCAACATAACCTTTTTGGGCGTAAATGTGACCGATAGCAAGCAAATCTGGCAAGTAGAAGAAGTTAACCGCGGCTAGCGCCAGGTTGATAGAATTATCGACAACAGCCAAGCGCTGGGTATTGACTGGAGCATTCATATCATTCATAGAAATCGAACAGGGCATCCCGCCAACGATATAATGCGGATGAGGATTTTTCCCGCCAAAAATCACATGAGAAGCAACCAGTTCCCGTTGTTTGTCCAGCAGATTAAGGTAGTGGGCTACCGCTAAAAGGTGTACCTCCGGCGGTAAAATATCGTAGTCAGGGTGATCCCACCAGTGAGCGGCAAAAATGCCAAGCTGCCCGCTTTCCACTATCTTTTTTACCTTATTTTGCACTTCTTTAAAATACAGCGTCGTCGCCTTGGGAAATTCTTTCGGATAGGCATCAAAATCAAAATCCATCGGCCCGCTAAAAGTTAAGCGGTATTTCTCGAGAATTACGTTTTGCAGTGACGCGGTTGCGGCTGGGTCTGCCTTGAGCGCCGCCACAGGGCTTACCCAGTCCAAGGCATGGAGATGATAAAAATGGATCAGGTGATCCTGCGTCGTCTGGGTGGCAGCCATAATATTCCGGATATAGTTGGCA comes from Thermosinus carboxydivorans Nor1 and encodes:
- a CDS encoding nickel-dependent hydrogenase large subunit — protein: MKRIVVDPVTRIEGHLRVELKIDETSGKVEDALSSGTAWRGIELIVRDRDPRDAWAFVQRICGVCTTVHALTSLRAVEDALGIEIPKNANYIRNIMAATQTTQDHLIHFYHLHALDWVSPVAALKADPAATASLQNVILEKYRLTFSGPMDFDFDAYPKEFPKATTLYFKEVQNKVKKIVESGQLGIFAAHWWDHPDYDILPPEVHLLAVAHYLNLLDKQRELVASHVIFGGKNPHPHYIVGGMPCSISMNDMNAPVNTQRLAVVDNSINLALAAVNFFYLPDLLAIGHIYAQKGYVDGGGLAKERVLGYGDFPDEPYTGIANGDFHKKCLLRCNGVVENFAAGVAGAKFHNLEGKDYGDPNILAEGVEHSWYTYPDASKDLHPWAGVTNPHYTGPKEGTKTNWKYLDEAGKYSWLKTPKWRGKTAEVGPLARYIIIYTKVKQGIIKPTWAEQFVVDQIDTVSKVLNLPPEKWMPSTLGRTAVRGLEAQLYAYINKYYFDKLIRNIRAGDTTVANMAKWEPSSWPKESKGVGLHEAPRGALGHWVIIKDGKIANYQAIVPTTWNACPRDSKAGYGAYEASMIDTKVKVTDKPLEILKVIHSFDPCIACATHLYDAAGKQLSVVHTDAYCRV